Proteins from a genomic interval of Arvicola amphibius chromosome 14, mArvAmp1.2, whole genome shotgun sequence:
- the Tdrkh gene encoding tudor and KH domain-containing protein isoform X1 — MATEQTSWTSLSTIQKIALGLGIPASATVAYILYRRYRESREERLTFVGEDDIEIEMRVPQEAVKLIIGRQGANIKQLRKQTGARIDVDTEDVGDERVLLISGFPVQVCRAKAAIHQILTENTPVSEQLSVPQRSVGRIIGRGGETIRSICKASGAKITCDKESDGTLLLSRLIKISGTQKEVAAAKHLILEKVSEDEELRKRIAHSAETRVPRKQPISVRREEVTEPGGAGEATLWKNTNSSMEPAAPLEVPLCKGGGDMVVTGSKEASWEKPNDDSFQYSDALSSPETSMFESM, encoded by the exons ATGGCCACTGAACAAACTTCCTGGACAAGCCTGTCCACTATTCAAAAAATAGCCCTGGGCCTTGGGATTCCAGCAAGTGCAACAGTTGCCTACATCCTATACCGCCGATATAGGGAAAGCAGAG AAGAGCGATTGACATTTGTTGGAGAAGATGACATCGAGATAGAGATGCGAGTTCCCCAGGAGGCTGTGAAGCTCATCATTGGTCGACAAGGAGCCAATATTAAACAG ctGCGGAAGCAGACAGGTGCTCGGATTGACGTGGACACTGAGGATGTAGGTGATGAGCGAGTGCTGCTGATCAGCGGGTTTCCTGTGCAGGTGTGCAGGGCCAAGGCCGCAATCCATCAGATCCTGACAGAGAACACCCCAGTGTCTGAGCAACTCTCGGTGCCCCAGAGATCTGTGGGCAGAATCATAG GGAGAGGTGGCGAGACTATTCGCTCTATCTGTAAGGCCTCTGGAGCCAAAATCACTTGTGACAAAGAATCAGACGGAACCTTACTACTTTCAAGACTTATAAAAATCTCAGGAACACAGAAGGAAGTGGCAGCAGCGAAG CATCTGATACTGGAGAAAGTTTCAGAAGATGAAGAGCTTCGGAAAAGAATTGCCCATTCTGCAGAAACCAGAGTCCCACGAAAGCAGCCAATCAGTGTGCGAAGAGAGGAAGTGACAGAGCCAGGTGGAGCTGGCGAAGCAACTTTATGGAAGAATACCAATTCTAGCATGGAGCCAGCTGCACCCCTGGAGGTTCCTCTCTGCAAAGGAGGTGGTGATATGGTTGTTACTGGATCAAAAGAAGCTTCCTGGGAGAAACCTAATGATGACAGCTTTCAGTATTCTGATGCCCTGAGCAGTCCAGAGACATCCATGTTTGAAAGTATGTAA
- the Tdrkh gene encoding tudor and KH domain-containing protein isoform X2, producing the protein MATEQTSWTSLSTIQKIALGLGIPASATVAYILYRRYRESREERLTFVGEDDIEIEMRVPQEAVKLIIGRQGANIKQLRKQTGARIDVDTEDVGDERVLLISGFPVQGEVARLFALSVRPLEPKSLVTKNQTEPYYFQDL; encoded by the exons ATGGCCACTGAACAAACTTCCTGGACAAGCCTGTCCACTATTCAAAAAATAGCCCTGGGCCTTGGGATTCCAGCAAGTGCAACAGTTGCCTACATCCTATACCGCCGATATAGGGAAAGCAGAG AAGAGCGATTGACATTTGTTGGAGAAGATGACATCGAGATAGAGATGCGAGTTCCCCAGGAGGCTGTGAAGCTCATCATTGGTCGACAAGGAGCCAATATTAAACAG ctGCGGAAGCAGACAGGTGCTCGGATTGACGTGGACACTGAGGATGTAGGTGATGAGCGAGTGCTGCTGATCAGCGGGTTTCCTGTGCAG GGAGAGGTGGCGAGACTATTCGCTCTATCTGTAAGGCCTCTGGAGCCAAAATCACTTGTGACAAAGAATCAGACGGAACCTTACTACTTTCAAGACTTATAA